Genomic window (Calderihabitans maritimus):
GGTCGGTTTGGCTTGGAAGGAGGGAACCTGCTTTTATGAGGGACAGGGAAAGACTAATTGTGGCCCTCGATACCAGTGACCTGAAGCAGGCGAGCAGAATCGTAGATCTGTTGGCGCCTCACGTAGGTATGTTTAAAGTAGGTATGCAGCTCTATTATAGTCACGGGCCTGAAGCTGTCCGCGAAATTATGCGCCGAGGGGCTAAGGTTTTTCTGGACCTGAAATTACATGACATTCCCAATACAGTAGCCCGGGCGGTAGAGGTGATGGTAGATCTGGGAGTATTTATGTTCAACCTCCACGTTGCCGGTGGCAGGGAAATGCTGAAGCGGGCGGCGGAAACCGCAAGGAGCAGGGCCCAAGAAAAAGGGGTACAGAAGCCGTTGATACTGGGTGTTACAGTTTTGACCAGTTTAGATGAAAAGGCGTTGCGCGAAGAAATTGGTATCCCTAAGCCCCTGCGGGAGACGGTCAAGGATTGGGCATATATGGCCAAAGAAGCGGGATTGGACGGGGTAGTGGCGTCGGCCCAAGAAGTCGAGTTGATCAGAAAAGTGTGTGGCGACGATTTTGTGATCGTCACTCCTGGTATTCGTCCTGCTTGGGCTGAGCACGGGGACCAGAAGAGAGTAACAAGCCCTGCGGAGGCAGTAGCGGCAGGTGCTACCTATCTGGTAGTAGGGCGTCCCGTTACAGCGGCTCCTGATCCCGTAGAAGCGGTGAGGAAAATTATGGATGAAATGGAGGGACTCTAAAATGCTGTCACAAGAAGAGATCTTAAATATGTTCACCTCCTGTGAAGCTCTTTTGGAAGGACATTTTCTTCTCAGTTCAGGACTGCATAGCAATCGTTACATTCAATGTGCCAAGGTTCTCCAGTACCCGGAATATGCTACCAAACTGGCAAGGGAGTTGGCAGAAAGATTTCTCGGTAAAGGTATTAAGGCGGTAGTGGGACCGGCTTTAGGGGGAATTATAGTGGCCCACGAAGTCGCTCGCTGGTTGAATGCCAGGGCTTTATTTACTGAGCGGCAGGATAACTTTATGACGCTGCGTAGGGGGTTCTCAATCGGGCAGGGCGAAAAAGTGCTAGTGGTAGAAGATGTTATTACGACTGGCGGTTCTGTCCAGGAAGTAATTGAAGTGGTTCAGAAGAGCGGGGGTAAGGTAGAAGGAGTTGGAGTTTTGGTTGATCGTAGTGGTGGCCACGTCCGTTTGGATTATCCTGTGGAAAGCCTGTTGTCTCTTACGGTGGAAACTTTTTCAGCCGAAGAATGTCCTTTATGTCGAGCGGGTATACCATTAGTTAAACCTGGCAGTAGAAAGGTGTGAAAAGCAGGATTTATCTATATTTCGCCGAAATGATAATCCGTTTGCGGAGGGCGTTGGCAATAGATCCCTAACTGTCATGCCAAGAGGTTTGGCCCAGACTATGGAGTAGGTGAAGTTATGACTGCCCAGAAAGTTATCCTGTGTATAGTAGATTCTTTTCACCCCGAGGCTCTAACCCGGTGCTTGGAAAAAGGTTCCGTTCCGGCATTTGAGTTTCTTATAAAAAGTGGTTTCTATCACCGAGACTGTGTTTCTGTTTTTCCAACTATGACCCCTACGGCATCCAGCTCGATAGCTACTGGTTTAGGGGTGGACAGGCACCGGGTTCCAGGTTTCATTTGGTTCAATTACCCGGAGCGTCGGTATATCAATTATGGAGCTACTCCAACGGCGGTGTTTAAGATTGGCCCCGCTAACGTAATTCACGAGTTGCTTTATAATCTAAATGAGAAACATTTAAGCGGCCACGTCAATACAGTATTCGAAATATTGGAAGAAAATGGAATATCGACGGCGTCCATTAATTTTTTTATTTACCGCGGACGGAAAGAACATCCAGTACATATACCGAAGTTTCTTAGAATAAGCACTTTCAATCGGGTGCGAGCTAAGAGGGTACTGGGACCGAGAGAATTGGTGATCGGCAGTCTATGCCGACCAAGGCTTTTGGCCCAAGGGATTGGAACGGAGAAGGAAGTCCTACCATGGAAAAAGTTTGGAGTTAATGACGGATATTCCGGTTGGGCTGCCAGTCAGTTGATAAGGAAGGGTAGACAGCCGGATTTCATGATCGTCTATTTTCCCGATACCGACCGGTATTCTCATGTCCATGGTCCCTTAGAAAGTGGGCCCAGTATTGAGAGAGTTGACCGGGAGTTACAACGGATACTCAATAGTTTTCGGTCGTGGGATGAAGCCATGGACAAGACTGTTTTTATAGTAGCGGGCGACCATTCCCAAACGCTTATAGGTAGGTCAAAGCATAATATGATTAACCTGCCCCGGATACTTAAAAAATATCGACTGCTGGGTATGAGGGAAAGGCAGGTGGAGGAAAGAGATCTGGCCATATGTCCCAATGAGCGTATGGCTTCGGTGGAAATTCTTCACCGTGATCCGGAATTATTGGAAGAGATAGCTTACCTCTTGGCTCGGGATGAACGAATAAGTCAAGTCATGTGGAAAAAAAGGGATGAATACATAGTAATGCAAGGAGGTTCGGGTAAGATTCTGTCTTTCCGACCGGGAGGGCCGCTACGGGATGCCTACGGCAGGCGTTGGAAGGTGGAAGGTAATTTAGACGTGATTGACGCTTCCTGCCGTGGGGAAGAAATAATTTACCGGGAGTATCCCGATGCTTTAGAACGGATACGGGCGGCTCTGGAAGTTTTCCCGGGGCGGAGAATCCTTCTCTCGGCTCTTCCGGGCTACGAGTTCAGTGGGGAAAGTGCTCCTTTGCACCCGGGAGGAGGAAGCCATGGTTCTCTTCATAAAGAAGATTCCACAGTACCGCTTATTATTGCCGGGTCTTCCGAAGACTTATCAAATCCTCGTATAGTAGATTTTGTTCCATATATCTTAAAACATTTCGGGATTAATAATAAAGTTTAACTCGTTGACTTCTGTGGAAAAAACTGATAAAATATGCGCAACAACTAAAAATACCGTAAGTCCACTAGGGGTGCCTGCAGGAGCAGGCTGAGAAAGGGGAAACCCTTACCCTTTGAACCTGACCTGGGTAATTCCAGCGTAGGGAAGTGGGTGAAGGATAGATATAGCCGCCCCTTCGCTTTTGGCGGCTTTTGTCTTATCCTATAGTGAAGGGGGGACGGAAGTTGAAAGTGACCGTGAACGGCAAGGTAGTAGAGCTGCGACAAGGGATGACCGTTCTAGAGTATTTGAGGGAGAAGAAAGTTAACCCTGACGGAGTTATTGTCGTCTATAATTCAGACGTGCTTAACCGGGAAGATTGGGATGCAACCGTTTTGAAGGAAGAAGACACAGTAGAGATTCTAACTATGATGGGAGGTGGATAACGTGACTGACGAGCTGGTAATAGGGGGCAAGAAGTTAACCAATCGCCTATTTCTGGGGACGGGAAAATTCCCTTCCAAGAAGATGATAACCGAAGCCTTGCGGAGATCCGGGGCGCAAGTAGTTACAGTAGCCCTGCGCAGGATTGATTTTGAGGCTCAGGAAGAAAACGTTTTAAATTATATACCCAAAGATTGTATCTTGATGCCTAACACTTCAGGGGCCCGAAATGCCGAGGAAGCGGTAAGAATAGCTGAAATAGCACGAGCGGCGGGCTGCGGAAATTGGGTGAAAATCGAAGTAATTTCAGATAATAAATATTTACTGCCGGATAACTATGAAACAGTTAAGGCCACGGAAATTCTTGTAAAAAAAGGATTTGTAGTTTTGCCCTACATGCACCCGGACCTTATGGTAGCTAAACGGTTACAGGAGGCCGGCGCTGCTGCGGTAATGCCTCTTGGATCTCCCATTGGAAGCAACCGGGGTCTAAAAACTAAAGAAATGATACGTATCTTAATCGAAGAAATCGATTTGCCCGTAATAGTGGATGCCGGTATTGGCAGGCCGTCCCAAGCTGCTGAAGCCATGGAGATGGGAGCTGCGGCTGTGTTGGTGAATACGGCTATTGCTACGGCTGATGACCCGCCGGCTATGGCTGAGGCGTTCAGTCTTGCGGTTCAGGCGGGAAGGAAAGCGTTTCTGGCGGGTCCGGGAAGGATTAAAGAATTTGCCGAAGCATCTTCACCGCTTACCGGCTTTCTGCGCTAGGCGGATTAAAGAACTTTTTTGGATTACGAAGGATGGGAAGAGGAAAGATGAGCTTTTATGAACTAGTCCAGAAATACAGGGAATTTCCCGTGGAAGAATTTTGGGGAAAAGTTACTGATAGCCAAGTCGAGAAGATTATAGCCCAGGACCGTTTAAATACTTTGGACTTTTTGGCTTTATTATCAGAAAAAGCCCAAAATTATCTTGAACCTATGGCCCAAAAAGCGCATAGATTAACCGTGCAGAATTTTGGTAAGGTTATTTTTCTTTATACTCCCATGTATTTATCTAATTATTGTGCCAATCAATGCGCTTACTGTGGTTTCAGTGCTCTGAACCGAATGCCCAGAAAAAAACTAAGTTTAAGTCAAGTGGAAGAAGAAGCGCGTTTGATTGCCGCTACGGGGTTGCGTCATATCTTAATTTTGACTGGTGAATCCCGGTCAAAAGCACCAATCTCATATCTTAAAGAATGTGTCAAGATCTTAAAAAAGTATTTTTCTTCCATATCTATAGAGATATATCCGTTGGAAACGGAAGAATACCGCCAGCTGGTTGATGCGGGAGTGGATGGCCTTACTATTTACCAGGAAACTTATGATGAGTTGATCTACGACCGGGTACACCTGAAGGGGCCTAAAAAGAATTACAGGTTCCGGCTTGACGCACCGGAGAGGGGTGCGCGAGCAGGAATGAGGTCTGTAAATATCGGGGCGCTGCTGGGGCTGGGTGATTGGAGAAAAGACGCTTTCTTCACCGGACTGCATGCCCATTATCTCCAAAACAAGTATCTGGATGTGGAAATCAGCGTTTCTCTACCTCGGCTGCGTAGCTATCCGGGAACAATTAAAGAATTCAAACCTTATTGCCAGGTGAACGACAAAGAATTGGTCCAGTTTATGCTGGCCCTCCGGCTTTTCCTGCCCCGGTGTGGTATTACCATATCTACCCGGGAAGCTCCTGACTTCAGGGACAACATAATTGGACTGGGAGTTACCAAGATGTCTGCCGGTTCGGTGACTGCGGTGGGCGGACGGATTAACCGCGGGAAAGAAAATAACATTCCTCAGTTCGATATCTTAGATGAACGGAGCGTTTCGGAAATTAGAGAGATGATTTTAAGCAAAGGGTATCAACCGGTGTTTAAAGACTGGCATCCTATAGAAGTCGAGGTGTCGTGATATGGCTTTGGCTGACCGAGTGAGGGAGATTTTTAATACCGATCTCTACGGTATTACCTGTGAAGAGTATGCTCGCGGCAGGAACAACGTGGAGACGGTGCAAGAGATGATCAAAGCAGGCATCCAGATAATCCAGTACAGGGAGAAAAAGAAAAAGAGTCTTTACAAATATCAGGAATGTTTGCAAATAAGAGAAATCACCAGAAGGGCAGGAGTAACTTTCATTGTTAACGATGATGTTGATATAGCTCTTTTGGTAAAAGCTGACGGGATTCACATCGGGCAAGAAGACCTGCCGGCAGATAAGGTAAGAGAGTTGGTGGGCGATGATATGATTATTGGCGTTTCCACTCATTCGCCGGAACAGGCTTGGGATGCGGTGCGAAGAGGAGCCGACTATATCGGTGTGGGACCGATTTTCCCCACTAAAACCAAGGAAGATGTGTGTGATCCTGTAGGCTTGGAGTACCTGGAATATGTGGTTGAAAACCTGAGTATTCCCTTTGTGGCTATCGGGGGTATTAAAGAACATAACATATCTCAGGTTCGGGAGAAAGGCGCCAGGTGTATAGCCATGGTTACAGAAATTGTAGGGGCCGAGGATATCCCTAAGAAGGTGGAAGCGATTCGGAAGGTTCTAGCAGCGGCAGTTTAAGTAATTTTGTGCACTTTTTTTCTCGAAAAGTGTATGAATATTTACGAAATTAACTGTCTGTTATTCAACAGCCCATCGAGAAGATGGGCTTCTTTTTTTAGAACGAAAATATATGATGTGCTGAATGCCTGAAACAGAGGTGAGGGGGGTAAATGGCTGGCGGCAGGTATGAGAGTGGCATATAGATTGCTTGAGCTAGAGTGCCGTAAGATAGGTTAGCTAATATACATGGCTTTTACGGGAGGAAAAAGTATGAGTTCAGATCGGGAATTGAAACAAAGGGCTGAAGTTATCCGTAAAGGCGGCGCACCAAAATACCATCAGAAAAATGCAGAGAAGGGAAAAATGTTTGTTAGGGATCGACTTAAATTACTGTTAGATCCCGGTTTGGAAGCGGAGGACGGGTTTTGGGCTAATTGTCTGGCTCCGGACCTCCCAGCCGATGCAGTAGTAACTGGAATTGGAAAGATCAATGGTCGTACGGTCTGTTACATGGCCAATGATTCAACCGTCAAAGCCGGTTCCTGGGGATGGAGAACGGTGGAGAAAATAATTCGTATTCAGGAGACGGCTATGAACCTGAAGGTACCTATGCTTTACTTGGTGGATTCAGCCGGAGCCCGTATTACCGACCAGGTAGAGATGTTTCCGGGAAGGCGTGGCGCAGGACGCATCTTTTATAACCAGGTGAAGATGTCCGGGATGGTTCCCCAAATCTGTCTCCTTTTTGGCCCCTCCGCTGCCGGTGGCGCTTATATTCCGGCCTTTTGCGACGTGGTTATAATGGTTGAAGGTAATGCCAGCATGTATCTGGGCTCTCCCCGGATGGCCGAGATGGTAATCGGGGAAAAAGTAACCCTGGAGGAGATGGGCGGGGCACGGATGCATTGCACAGTCAGCGGATGCGGTGATATTCTGGTGCAGAGTGAAGAAGAGGCGATCAGGGTTGCCCGTCGCTATTTGAGCTACTTTCCGCAGAACTACAAAGAGAAACCACCGATGACTGAACCGGCTCCACCCGTGTTACACGGTCCCAGCATTGAAGAAATCATACCGGAGCGGGAAAGCGTTGCTTTCGATATGTATCAAATTATTGAGCGTCTTATCGACCGGAACAGCTTCCTGGAAATTAAGAAGCTTTTTGCCCCTGAATTAATAACCGGACTGGCCCGGTTAAACGGTCGTCCCATAGGGGTGCTGGCCAACCAGCCGAAAGTGATGGGAGGGGTGCTCTTTGTAAATTCTGCCGATAAAGCAGCCAAATTTGTTAACTTATGTGATGCCTTCAATATTCCCCTCCTGTTTCTTATGGACGTACCGGGCTTTATGGTGGGTACGGAGGTGGAGCGACAGGGGATTATCCGTCACGGTGCCAAGATGATTTCGGCCATATCCGAAGCCACGGTACCCAAGATCTCGGTAGTGGTCAGGAAAGCCTACGGGGCCGGCCTGTATGCGATGTGTGGTCCGGCTTTTGAGCCTGACTGCTGTTTGGCACTACCTTCGGCGCAGATTGCGGTGATGGGTCCGGAAGCAGCTGTTAATGCCGTCTATTTCAACAAAATCGAGACTTTACCCGAGGAAGAGAGGGCTGCGTTCGTGGAGCAGAAAAGAAAAGAGTACCGGGAAGACATAGATATCTACCGGCTGGCGGCGGAGTTGGTAGTCGATCATGTTGTTGTCGGCTCTGAATTGCGAGACGAATTAATCCGTCGTTTTGAGCTATACTCCACGAAAGAAAAGACTTTCAGCGAAAGAAAACATGGGGTTACCCCGGTGTAAAGACTGCTTTAAAAGGAGGTTTCCAACTTGGAATGGGAAACAATTGAAGTGGCCCGGGAAGACCATGTTGCGATTGTATCTTTCAACCGTCCAGAGGCCTTGAATGCCTTGAGTACCCAGATGGCTAAGGACCTTATTAACGTTCTTGGTTATTTGGAAGAGAAGAAGGACGTCTGGGCTGCCGTTCTTACTGGGGGAAAGTCGCGGGCATTTTGTGTTGGCGCTGATCTAAAGGAAAGGAAAAATATGGACACAGAACAGATGAAACGCCAGAGAGCGCTGTTCGTAAAAGCTTTTAAAACGGTGATGAACTTCCCCAAGCCTTTGATTGCGGCAGTTCACGGTTATGCTCTGGGCGGAGGATTTGAATTCGCCCTGGGTTGCGATTTCATTATTGCTGACGAGACGGCAGTCTTCGGCCTGCCGGAAGTTACTTTGGCCATTATTCCAGGAGGAGGGGGGACCCAGAATCTTCCTAGGATAATTGGCAAGCACCGGGCAAAGGAGCTTATTTTCACCGGGAGGCGCATTTCCGCTCCCGAGGCTGCCGCCTGGGGGATTGTAAATCGGGTGGTGCCGGAGGGTGAGCTGGAAAAAACTTATCGAGAACTGATGAAAGAAATCACCCAAAACGGTCCCATAGCCCTCCAGCAGGCCAAACGAGCTATAAACTTCGGGGTTGAAGTGGAGCTAGATACTGGTATGGCTTTCGAAGCTGAATGCTATAATGTTTGTTTAACCACCGAGGACCGGAATGAAGGTTTACGGGCGTTTAACGAAAAGAGGAAACCGGTATATAAGGGGTGTTAAGGGAGGGATACTTATTGAATCAGATCAGGTTAAGCCAAATTGAACTGCCTCGAAAGGTGATTATCGGTGAATGTTGGGCTCGGGACGGCCTGCAAAACGAGAAAAAAATCATTCCCACGGAGCAAAAAGTTTATATGATCAATAAGTTTCAGGAATTGGGATTTAAGAAAATTGAAGTAACCAACTTTGCCCACCCTAAGTACCTTCCGCAGTTTGCCGACGCACTGGAAGTGCTAAAAAGGATCGACCGGAAGCCGGGGGTGGATTTCAGGGCTATCGTCACGAATATGCGAGGGCTGGAGCGAGCTATCGAAGCCAAAGAAATGGGATATCCGGTACAGGAGCTGGCTTTTGTCATCTCAGCCAGCGAGGCCCATAACAAGGCCAACGTTAATATGAGTCATAAAGAAAATATGGCCCTTTTGGAGAAGATGTGCGAGAAGGCTCTTGAACACGGTTTTAACATTCTGGCCTGGGTGCTTACCGCATTCGGTTGTCCCATTAAGGGCGACGTCCCAATAGAGAAAGTAGTTGAGTTTGGGAAATGGTGGAAGAGCTTGGGTGCACGGTGGATAGGTTTTGGCGATACGACCGGCATGTGTAATCCCAGGCAGGCCAGTTATTTTTACGAATACATCAAGGATGAAGGTTTCACGCCGGAAGAAATTATAGTACATTTCCATGATACCCGAGGAACCGGGATCGCCAACAACGTAGCTGCCCTCCAGGCGGGGATGATATACTTTGATACTTCAATCGGAGCTATCGGCGGACAACCGGCAACGGGGGCTCCATTGTATCACTTGGGATACGCCGGGAATACCTGTACGGAAGATTTGGTATGCATGTTCGAAGAAATGGGAGTTGATACCGGCATTGATATACAGGGCTTGATGGAAGTCGGAAGAGAAGCGGAGAGAATTGTGGGAAGACAGTTGCGCTCTAATGTGATTCGTTGCGGCCCGGTTCAGCATGAACCCCATGATTATCCGCCGCAAGAGTGAGCTGTGAGTAGCCATGCATTTGCCGCAGCAGGTGATTATTCGAGAAGTGGGACCGCGGGACGGACTCCAGTTGGAAAAAGAATTCATTCCTACTGTCCGTAAATTAGGCCTGATCCGGCGTTTGGTCGAAGCGGGAATCAGGTTTATCGAAGTAACTTCTTTTGTGAACCCGCGCTTAGTTCCCCAAATGGCGGATGCAGAGCAGGTAATGCAAGGGCTTGCCGCAGGTTCCGGCATTACCTATTCGGCTCTAATCTTGAATGAGCGGGGCATGAAACGGGCCATAGAGGCAGGGGTAAGAGAAATACAAGCAGTTATTTCCGCTTCGGAAGAGCACAACCAAAAGAACACTGGAATGTCTATTGCCGACTCATTAAGCCAAATTGAAAAAACTACTGTTTTAGGGCAGGAGAACGGTGTTACGGTTAGAGCTGCCATCGCAGTAGCCTTCGGGTGTCCCTTTTCCGGGATGGTAAGGGAGGAGCAGGTGTTTAGCTTAGTAGGGAAATTAGTAGAAATAGGGATTAGGAGTGTAACTCTGGCAGACACGGTTGGGGTGGCCAATCCCCGGCAGGTGTACGACATGATGCAGAAACTGAAAGAAAAGTACCCAGCGGTAGAGTGGTGTCTTCACTTGCACGACACGAGGGGAATGGGATTGGCCAATGTACTGGCGGGATTGCAAACGGGAGTAGTGATGTATGAAGCTTCCATAGGCGGTCTGGGAGGCTGTCCGGTAATTACCGACGCTCCCGGCAACATTGCTACGGAAGATTTGGTGTACATGCTGGAGGAGATGGGTATAGATACCGGTATAAATTTACGTGAACTGATACGGGCAGTCCGTTTCGCGGAGGAAATGGTCGGGCGGAGAGTAGGCAGCAGGTTGTCGTCGCTAGGTTGAGAATAATGTGTGAAGTTGGCAAGACTGAACAGAACTCCAGGAGGATAAATAATGCGCCGGTTATCTTCGCAAAATGAAATGCTGAGACAGATGGTTCGCCGACTGGCCGAGGAAAAGGTTAAGCCACAGGCTGCGGAAATCGATAAACAAGATATATATCCGTGGGATTGGTGGGAGTTGTTTGCAAGGCAGGGGTTGGTAGGTCTCAGTGTTCCTTCTCAGTATGGAGGAGAGGGTAACCTTATATCTTTCTGCCTGACGGTAGAGGAACTATCCCGGGTTTCGGGTACAGCCGGACTCATGATTAACTCCCAACAGTTGGCTTTAACTCCTTTGTTGCTTTTCGGCACGCGGGAACAAAAAGAAATGTTCCTGCGTCCCATGGCTAGCGGGCAGGCTATAGGAGGTTTTGCACTGACGGAACCGGAGGCTGGCTCGGATGCCGGAGCCATTCAGACCCGGGCTATAAGACGGGGCGATCAATATATCATTAACGGACAAAAATGCCTGATTACCAACGGCGGCTTGGCCCAGTATTATATAGTTTTTGCCTCTACTGATCTGGCGAGCGGCATTCGGGGCATAACTGCCTTTGTTGTAGAAGCCGATACACCGGGTCTGGTAGTGGGACGGGTAGAAGACAAGATGGGGGTGCGAGGGCTTCCCACGGCAGAGTTGTTTTTTGAGAACTGCCGGGTACCCTGTTTTCACCGTATTGGACAAGAGGGAGACGGTTTCAAAATTGCCATGACGTCTTTAGACCGGGTTCGACCGGGGATCGGGGCCCAAGCGGTGGGGATTGCCCAAGGAGCCTTTGAGTATGCATTAGATTACGTGAAGCGCCGGAAACAGTTTAACCAGCCGTTGGCTACTTTGCAGGGCATTCAGTTTATTTTGGCAGACATGGTTACGCAAATAGAAGCGGCGAGACAGTTGGTTTACACTGCGGCAGAGATATTGGAAGAAGCTTTACAACAAAGGAATTTAAGCAAAGAAGCCATCAGGTACTCATCCATGGCCAAACTTTTTGCCAGCGATGTAGGAATGAGGGTTACTACCGATGCGGTCCAGCTATTGGGTGGGTACGGATATTTACGTGAGCATCCGGTAGAGAGGATGATGCGGGATGCAAAAATAATTCAAATTTACGGTGGCACCAATCAGATTCAAAAAATGATAATAGCTCGAAGCGTATTGTAAATGTTATGGGTATGAAAGTTTTGAACTAATGAAAAACGAGGGGGATATTATGGACTTCAAGTTTACGGAAGAACAGGAAATGTTGGCGCGTTCTGTAGAGCGTTTCGCCCGGCAGGAGGTGGCTCCGGGAGCAGACCAAAGGGACGAAACGGGGGAGTGGAACTGGGAACTCTGGAGAAAGATTGGAGAAATTGGGCTTCTGGGACTTCCTATCCCGGAAGAATATGGTGGGAGTGGAGCCAGCGCGGTAACCAGTCTCTTAGCTTATGAAGCTTTTTGCCGGGGAGGAAGAGACGCAGGACTGTACCTTTCCGTAGGTGCCCACGTGTTTTTATGTGCCGTTCCTATCTGGCTTCATGGTACTGAGGAACAGAAGAAGAAGTTTCTACCCAAGCTCTGTAGCGGAGAGTACGTAGGTGCCCTAGCTCTTACGGAGCCCAATGCAGGTTCGGATGCGGCAGGCATTCAGACTACCGCCCGGCGAGAAGGAGATTATTATGTCCTGAACGGTAGTAAAATGTTCATAACCAATGGGTCGATTGCCGACGTGATTTTGGTTATGGCTACTTTAGACAGGAGCAAGCGTGCTCAGGGAGTAACGGCATTCATTGTAGAAAAAGGAACTCCAGGTTTCTCCGTCAGCCGTGA
Coding sequences:
- the pyrE gene encoding orotate phosphoribosyltransferase; amino-acid sequence: MSQEEILNMFTSCEALLEGHFLLSSGLHSNRYIQCAKVLQYPEYATKLARELAERFLGKGIKAVVGPALGGIIVAHEVARWLNARALFTERQDNFMTLRRGFSIGQGEKVLVVEDVITTGGSVQEVIEVVQKSGGKVEGVGVLVDRSGGHVRLDYPVESLLSLTVETFSAEECPLCRAGIPLVKPGSRKV
- a CDS encoding enoyl-CoA hydratase-related protein, producing the protein MEWETIEVAREDHVAIVSFNRPEALNALSTQMAKDLINVLGYLEEKKDVWAAVLTGGKSRAFCVGADLKERKNMDTEQMKRQRALFVKAFKTVMNFPKPLIAAVHGYALGGGFEFALGCDFIIADETAVFGLPEVTLAIIPGGGGTQNLPRIIGKHRAKELIFTGRRISAPEAAAWGIVNRVVPEGELEKTYRELMKEITQNGPIALQQAKRAINFGVEVELDTGMAFEAECYNVCLTTEDRNEGLRAFNEKRKPVYKGC
- a CDS encoding hydroxymethylglutaryl-CoA lyase produces the protein MNQIRLSQIELPRKVIIGECWARDGLQNEKKIIPTEQKVYMINKFQELGFKKIEVTNFAHPKYLPQFADALEVLKRIDRKPGVDFRAIVTNMRGLERAIEAKEMGYPVQELAFVISASEAHNKANVNMSHKENMALLEKMCEKALEHGFNILAWVLTAFGCPIKGDVPIEKVVEFGKWWKSLGARWIGFGDTTGMCNPRQASYFYEYIKDEGFTPEEIIVHFHDTRGTGIANNVAALQAGMIYFDTSIGAIGGQPATGAPLYHLGYAGNTCTEDLVCMFEEMGVDTGIDIQGLMEVGREAERIVGRQLRSNVIRCGPVQHEPHDYPPQE
- the thiE gene encoding thiamine phosphate synthase yields the protein MALADRVREIFNTDLYGITCEEYARGRNNVETVQEMIKAGIQIIQYREKKKKSLYKYQECLQIREITRRAGVTFIVNDDVDIALLVKADGIHIGQEDLPADKVRELVGDDMIIGVSTHSPEQAWDAVRRGADYIGVGPIFPTKTKEDVCDPVGLEYLEYVVENLSIPFVAIGGIKEHNISQVREKGARCIAMVTEIVGAEDIPKKVEAIRKVLAAAV
- a CDS encoding thiazole synthase, translating into MTDELVIGGKKLTNRLFLGTGKFPSKKMITEALRRSGAQVVTVALRRIDFEAQEENVLNYIPKDCILMPNTSGARNAEEAVRIAEIARAAGCGNWVKIEVISDNKYLLPDNYETVKATEILVKKGFVVLPYMHPDLMVAKRLQEAGAAAVMPLGSPIGSNRGLKTKEMIRILIEEIDLPVIVDAGIGRPSQAAEAMEMGAAAVLVNTAIATADDPPAMAEAFSLAVQAGRKAFLAGPGRIKEFAEASSPLTGFLR
- the thiH gene encoding 2-iminoacetate synthase ThiH; the protein is MSFYELVQKYREFPVEEFWGKVTDSQVEKIIAQDRLNTLDFLALLSEKAQNYLEPMAQKAHRLTVQNFGKVIFLYTPMYLSNYCANQCAYCGFSALNRMPRKKLSLSQVEEEARLIAATGLRHILILTGESRSKAPISYLKECVKILKKYFSSISIEIYPLETEEYRQLVDAGVDGLTIYQETYDELIYDRVHLKGPKKNYRFRLDAPERGARAGMRSVNIGALLGLGDWRKDAFFTGLHAHYLQNKYLDVEISVSLPRLRSYPGTIKEFKPYCQVNDKELVQFMLALRLFLPRCGITISTREAPDFRDNIIGLGVTKMSAGSVTAVGGRINRGKENNIPQFDILDERSVSEIREMILSKGYQPVFKDWHPIEVEVS
- a CDS encoding acyl-CoA carboxylase subunit beta, whose product is MSSDRELKQRAEVIRKGGAPKYHQKNAEKGKMFVRDRLKLLLDPGLEAEDGFWANCLAPDLPADAVVTGIGKINGRTVCYMANDSTVKAGSWGWRTVEKIIRIQETAMNLKVPMLYLVDSAGARITDQVEMFPGRRGAGRIFYNQVKMSGMVPQICLLFGPSAAGGAYIPAFCDVVIMVEGNASMYLGSPRMAEMVIGEKVTLEEMGGARMHCTVSGCGDILVQSEEEAIRVARRYLSYFPQNYKEKPPMTEPAPPVLHGPSIEEIIPERESVAFDMYQIIERLIDRNSFLEIKKLFAPELITGLARLNGRPIGVLANQPKVMGGVLFVNSADKAAKFVNLCDAFNIPLLFLMDVPGFMVGTEVERQGIIRHGAKMISAISEATVPKISVVVRKAYGAGLYAMCGPAFEPDCCLALPSAQIAVMGPEAAVNAVYFNKIETLPEEERAAFVEQKRKEYREDIDIYRLAAELVVDHVVVGSELRDELIRRFELYSTKEKTFSERKHGVTPV
- the thiS gene encoding sulfur carrier protein ThiS; its protein translation is MTVNGKVVELRQGMTVLEYLREKKVNPDGVIVVYNSDVLNREDWDATVLKEEDTVEILTMMGGG
- a CDS encoding alkaline phosphatase family protein; its protein translation is MTAQKVILCIVDSFHPEALTRCLEKGSVPAFEFLIKSGFYHRDCVSVFPTMTPTASSSIATGLGVDRHRVPGFIWFNYPERRYINYGATPTAVFKIGPANVIHELLYNLNEKHLSGHVNTVFEILEENGISTASINFFIYRGRKEHPVHIPKFLRISTFNRVRAKRVLGPRELVIGSLCRPRLLAQGIGTEKEVLPWKKFGVNDGYSGWAASQLIRKGRQPDFMIVYFPDTDRYSHVHGPLESGPSIERVDRELQRILNSFRSWDEAMDKTVFIVAGDHSQTLIGRSKHNMINLPRILKKYRLLGMRERQVEERDLAICPNERMASVEILHRDPELLEEIAYLLARDERISQVMWKKRDEYIVMQGGSGKILSFRPGGPLRDAYGRRWKVEGNLDVIDASCRGEEIIYREYPDALERIRAALEVFPGRRILLSALPGYEFSGESAPLHPGGGSHGSLHKEDSTVPLIIAGSSEDLSNPRIVDFVPYILKHFGINNKV
- the pyrF gene encoding orotidine-5'-phosphate decarboxylase, producing the protein MRDRERLIVALDTSDLKQASRIVDLLAPHVGMFKVGMQLYYSHGPEAVREIMRRGAKVFLDLKLHDIPNTVARAVEVMVDLGVFMFNLHVAGGREMLKRAAETARSRAQEKGVQKPLILGVTVLTSLDEKALREEIGIPKPLRETVKDWAYMAKEAGLDGVVASAQEVELIRKVCGDDFVIVTPGIRPAWAEHGDQKRVTSPAEAVAAGATYLVVGRPVTAAPDPVEAVRKIMDEMEGL